Within the Sarcophilus harrisii chromosome 2, mSarHar1.11, whole genome shotgun sequence genome, the region GAAGGTGCTGCATTATCTTCTTGGTCATgtaatttgtccagagtcacacagctaagaagtgtctagatttgaattcaagccttctggactccaggtctagcactctctCCACAGAACCACCAGCTGCCCAGCTTCACTATTCTAGCTTTGCCCCCCTGCTCTTCATTACTCGAAGGTGGCGCTTTGGGGTTGGCAGTGTTTCAGATGGCCTCCCATTGGAGCTCCCAGCAGCTCTGTGCCACAGGTTTTGTTACAGCTTCTTGACCCCCATATAGTGATTGCTCTTTCTACACCATGGAGTCTCTAAACCCGTAtctttcttcagaaacaaatcaTACCCCTTACATGGATGCACATACtcatcctttctctcccttcctgtctttctctttccttaagtTTGAAACACTTTTACTGCTCTGACAAGCCTATGTCCTCAGTGAACCATCTTTCTGTTTGTAAAAATGTTACCCACTCATCCAAGTGGATGTTTCATCCAAGCCTCAGGATGCACTTAAGTGTTTACAAGTCTTAAAAGACTTGGGCTTTCTCTTAAGGACTTGCCTGAATGATAGCATTTGATGCtggttcagtcatgtcttactcttcatgacctcatttggggattCTTTGGCAGAGAGACTGGAGGATTTGCttgccatttctgtctcctgctccctttacagatgaggaaactgagggaaatgacATCCACAGTCACATGGCTAGTgtctaaggctacatttgaacttgggtctttctgccTTCTGGTtcagtgctctacccattgtaTCATCTAGCTAAAGCAGATCAAGTGAATATTTGAGAATAAGCTCttggaatattttgtttaaaaaatttccattcaGAATCttaggacagctaagtggcacagtggatagagcaccagccctgaatttaggaggtcatgagttcaaatttgacctcagatacataacacttcctagctgaagcacttaatcccacttgcctcaggggaaaaaaaagaaaataagttaaggaagaagaaaaaaaaatttttttttaaaaagaatctttacTTGGAGGAAGGGGCTCCAGACTTGTGACTTTATCAGTGTAGAGAGCTAGATTCACACTGAAACCCCCTCTACTAGCGTGAGAACTTCCTGACCCAAAGGTAGCTTTTATTCATTCTGCCTCATTGTCTTTTCCCAAGAATAGCAATGGCTAGATGGTAAGAGATAGAAGTGGAATGCAAATGAAAACTTTTGACATGACTCATACTCATCAAACTGGCAAGGAAATCCAAAAAGGGATAAAACATTGGGAGGAATAAAGACAAATTATAGCAGAAGAGCAGGTATGGAaagacacagtggatagagcactgatcctggagtccggaggatctgagttcaaatggggtctcagacatttattagcttgacacttaaccccaattgcctcccccccctcaatttttttttttttaattttaagtagaattgtgaatacaaacattttggagaacaatctggcaACATGAAGTTACTATACTGATCTATACCTATTACTTGGGTGCTCACTAAGAAAACTACAATTCTAAAGATGTTTAAAAGGTGGGGGGAATGACCCTATATGCATAAAATTATGCATCCTACCTGTATGGGTCAAAGAACTTTAGGCTGGGCAGatcatggcatatgaatgttgtgTTGTCAAAATGGCAAATGGGGAACACAAAACACATTTCTACCCTCATCATCACAGGGAACAAAAATATATCAAACAGGAAAATGAAGGTTTCCAGGAAGCAGAGGAAGAATATAGGGGCTGAGGTGTGGGGTCAAGATCTGCCTCTGACACAGTGGCTGTAGGACCCTGGACAAACCACTTGCTCTCTGTGCTTCTCCTCCCTGCCCCCGACTAAGGCTAAGACTTATAACCTGCAGATCTGTGTTGGTACAGGGAGTTTCCTGAGCCGAGCAACCCAGATGAACTGAAACCACAACTGAAAAAACTTACCTTTCCCTCAGTGGCACAAACTTgcaattctctttctcctccatgttcttttcctattttcttggaATTTCAGATTGAAGccaaaatcaaaatatatatatatttatggtgaggggtgtgtgtgtatgtaaaatttaTAATGGAGTGGGTATAACAGCAAATGGAAATAGGGATTCTCTTACCTTGGTTTTTTAAAGTAGGAAAACTTGGCACAAATgtttttggaaagcaatatgaaAATATCCCTGCCCTTCAACCCAGCGATTCCATCACTTTAATCATAGAGGTATCATGAAAGTGAGTAGGGGATGGAGAGCAACTGCacgaatctatctatctatctatattgggctaatctgtaattttttttattactttttttaatagctttttctttacaagttatatgcatgggtaattttacagcattgataattgccaaactttttgttccaatttttccaaaaagttccaatttttcccctccttccctccactccctcccccagatggcaggttgaccaatacatgtaaaatatgttaaagggCAAGTTAAATGATccgtaataatttttaaaaatcttggtcCAAccattgagaaatggtcaaattGTTAAGATGATGAAATCCTACAgcactattaaaaacaaaaaacaaaaaaaatcaatgaattggttaTAGGTGTTCCCTTCAAAATACTCACTAAAACTCATCTATACTTTATTGTTCACTGGACTGTCCCTATGTTGCCCCCCTCACTACTTGCAGAACTGGCCTGTTCCAATCAGACATTTTCTTGTACAATGTCCCTCACAGCACTTCTTAGGTGTAGATCATCATTGGAACATGGATGAACCTCTTACCCACTTTGCATTTGTTGCCCTTTGGATCATCTGCAACTCTGATTCTTTTGATGTTTCAAGATTCACATATCTCTAAgcttagggaaaaaatgaaaataaagaacaaaaggaaacacagaaagacaTAGGGAAGTACAGTAAGAATACACATAAAACAGAACTGTACACATCACAAGGGGAAATCCAAAGGTCACAGAGCTTTGGGCAGGCTTGAAGTGGACAAAGAACAAATGTGGTTATTTGTTGTGGtttatttggttaattctactttgtTACACAAGCATAGCATGCAATCTTCTTCCCAGAACTGAAAAACCTTGATGTGAGGGAGTACAGGGGCAGAATGTTTCATACGCTGTTAAATAGAAGGTGTTATTTTGTTTACTCTCTAAGGCAGGGTTCAGTTCTTGGGGAGGAGTTATCAAGGGGATGGAAAAACATgagaacatataaaaaaaaaactaatgggaAAATAATTGACATCAATAAGtcttattcaaagaaaaaaggctttaaaatgtCTAGGCTATGTTATggttgttatttatatttatggttattaagattataattttcaaagttcAAAAAGCAAAGTTGTTTTATATAGATTGTTTAGTCATTCCAGACTGACTTCTTGtgacatttggaattttcttggcagacatagtGGAGAGTTTGCCATTtcgttctccagctcattttatagatgaggaacctgaggcaaacaaggttaaatgatttgtccagagataggctggatttgagttcatgaaaagtcttcctgactagaCCTGGCACTTTTTCCAAGGTGCTACCCAGCAGCCTCTCCCTCTATGTAGGGAGTGCATggacacatgcacacacattaaaaaaaaaaaaaacaacaaaaacaaaaacaacttaagAGTTGTGGTTTAATGTATTAATATTcctttaagtgtgtgtgtgtgtgtgtgtaatttaaaTAATATGAGGTTGTTTTTAAGATAACTAGGACTTTCTGGAATATTTGTAAATTAGCTTTGGAGAACAGGAAATATATTCAGATCGTATCGTGGCAAAAATCAAAGAGCTGATCATTCAGATTTGGGAATGTTCAAATTGAACTTCCTACAAATAGCATGACTAGTGGTTTTGCTCCATGGATAAAGCTCAAAAACTGTCCAGAATTAGACTGACTTTCTGAATCAAGTCCAAATTGGCTATGGACTGTCACGGTCCACAGGGAAAACTCATTTCTCAGTATCTCctgcattttaaaatacaaaattaagacCATTCTTCCTGTTAAAAGCCAAGGATTGATCAAACATGCAGAGAAACCGgtaaaatgtaaagaattttttttttcacgaCTAGCTGGGTTATAAGAAAGGGGATTCATTCATTTGAAGCTCGGTTCTTTGCTTtctgcatatttatatacatctCCTTATCAATGTAGGTTCTCAATACTGGTGGGTAAGTAGTGGAATTCTGACAAGTTTCATTTTTCCCCATCAGATACTGTCAGGAAACATTTGTGCCAGAATTATAAACAATGGGACCAAAGGTGCACTCCCTCTTTCTTCGCTCCAtgccaagataattttcaacttaaTACCAAGGGGTTATCAAGACTTGAGAGTCTAcgattgtttttatatgtaattagggaaaaataaaatactaatttaaaaagaCTCGGGAGTCTAGAATCTCCAGAAGTGGAAGCCAAAACTATAATGTTTTAAAGAGCCTTCAAAGGTCATTTCCCTTCTGTTCCATCCAATCACAAGAGGGGTCCTTGGGCTTTAAAAGGTGCTGTTTGGAAGACTGATTATGTGACCCCCGTCATTATGCCCCTCCTGGTGGTGAACATCTTTTTATACCTGTCTCGATTTTGAGACAGATTGGTGACTTTTTTTCTGTATGAAGCAGAACTAGtaaagcaaaggaaagagaactcaattaaataaagcaaaagaaaacacttttttttttcaagtttcagAAACtttaatgcaagaaaaaaaatgatacttcCATAAATGAATGTCACAAAACAAAAGCTATAAGGATATTCCAGCCAACAAAGTCTTTTACTACCAAAGTAGATTAATTATCCAACCCCAGTGAGACCAAGAGCTTCGTTCTAGCTACCTCAACCCCATTTCAAATTCAGTGAGAAAGTAGCCCAGAATATAAAGTATCTTTCAGATGACTCGACCATGAATACTCAAAGgatgaggtgatttttttttttaaacaatcacaTTTTAagtttccatttcacaattcatttaaatattttacatacatttataaaacacatgacatctctatttttttcataagcttATTTGTGCTGTAACTTTCTATCCAGAAGATAGCCAACCGATTTAAATTATTGTCATAAATCCATCACAAAGAGGTGTACATTTAGAGAACCACTGCAATACTACAGGAAAAATGACGGTGTTAAAGACATAGGcggtgaaaaaagaaaacaacaccaataataataataataataataataacaataataataatagcaccttggTGTAGGGGAATAGCACTGGCCCTAGAATCAGAAGTCtcgggttcaaattctggctctatCACTCCCTTCCTGTGTGACCGTGTGCAAGTATCTCCGTCCAAGGGGAGCGTTCGCTCCCGCTCGGCCTGCTTCCCCTCATGGGCTTCATCATGAGGACCGAATGAGAGCATGATGCAGGGCTTCCAAAACCGTCCCTCACTAGACAAATGGAAGTCGGTACTAGCTTGTAAAGTCAAATGATTAGAAAATGTCTTTTCTTCAAAGGTTTCGTTATGCAATAATGCAAGTTTGACACAAGTCAATTTGGGGCTCGGAAGCAAGCTACTCACAAAAATAGACTCAAACATGCATGATTTTAGTGTCTTCTTAAAACTTCTATAGTAAAAAATCGATTTAATTCAAAATTGAGAATCCATTTCTAAAATACTATATTAGTAATTCTATGTTAAAtattgaggataaaatgaaagttAGACCTactgaacaaactgatttttaaaacatgcacCTGTAGACATATATTAGCTTTGACTAATTCATTAAACTAGGCCTCATGTCTACAAGTGCCATCCTCAGGGTCCATCCCACAGGCCTACCATAACGGGGAAATCATCTTCCCTAAGAGATTCCTTCTGGTTCTTTGATAAACAAACAAAAGCGCCTCAACACCAGGATCATGACAGACCCACAATATTCTGAATTCTGCTCTACAGCAAGAGTTACAGGAATTATTTGTTAGTACAATGATTTCCTGTTAAGGGATGCTAATTTCATGTCAGACAAGATTTATACAGGAAatgtaataataacaaatgaaaattaaatacatGAACTCTGAATAAGGCAGaccttattttcaaaatttggaGTACTCCTCATCAACAATTTGCATGCaaaactatatacaatattcagATCCTTTCTCATAGACCTAGTAATGAGTCTTGTTGTAAAAACAGGCATGACAAGtagtagaaaaagcattttatttatatggaaaaagCTACAGTAAGATCTGTAAAAGGTCCGTGAGAATATTATATTGCCCGTACGTAcgaaaaaaatcaaatgtgaatAGCAACAAATAAAAGTTACACATCTTCCTACTTAGCAGTGCAATTAGTTCACATTGCAATAAAATTAAGTCAAGTAtgcaacaaaatcaaaacaagtgTTTCTCCATAATCAGCATACTGAGAATTACAGTGTAAAAGATCATGTTAGGTTTTAAGAATCTGCAATCAGTCTACGGAATATCCTAAGCAAGAGAAGGAGGCAAAGCGTTCATTCGTTTCATTACTAGCAGTTGTATTTTGTCAATACTGTGCACAGGAAGAGAACGTCTAATGAGTTGACTTACatggtaaataaaatatatttagtctATAcagtaaaaaaatacaaattatatagtgagctaacaaagaatgaaatctgaatacagatttatAAAACTGACGACATCTTAGACAAACACATACAGTATCTCATGTAAAAACATCTAGtatcagcaaaaaataatttggttGCTTTACAACTGCACTGTGGATCTTGTAGGCTGAAGATGCAGATGTCCAAGTATCTTAAAAACCATAATAAATGTCTTTTGCAAAGCATACAAAAGGATAAATACTCTCATCACAGTCTTAAGGTTATTTTTGGAAGTTTGTTTTGTCTTGCTCCAGAAACACATTTCAAATGGGTAAAAATCAAAGGGTTTCAGGGTACACTGGAACAGTAAACGGTGCTCGATTTACTTCTAATATTGAAAAAACCTAGAATTTACAGTACTCTGGGATATAGGAAAAAAGCTTCCAATTTACATTGCATATTTCTGAGTCCATTCTCTCGCATGTCTGTTATATCTGTGGGTAGACAAAAAAAGTTATGGTAAAAATACGGGACCATGTGTATATCTGTTCTAAGGCTTTACATGGAGACATCTTTAAATGAAACCCCAAAAATCTACCCAAGGGTCAATGGCAGGGTCACATCATTTGACCCGTGGAGCTACAAATATATCTGAattcacaaaattgaaaattcgACTCTTTTTCCAAATCTAGATGAATTTCTCCACTAACTTACCGTAACTCAGGATGAAGTTAAGGTACcaattaaaagagaataaagaaccCACATTCCAAGGAAAAAATCTTATCTACTAGATTAGACACATGAGGATCTGTCTTTTTAGATCAGGGAGTGTGTGAACCcctgaaaataaaataccaaaattaaACAACTTCAAAACAGAAGGTTAacgattgggggggggggggttgcttgTTTGTTTAAAGGTCTGGATTCacatggatttattttttctttctgggaaaTGAATACAAATGTATAGTCCAAAAAATTTTCAACATGTAACACATCAAGGAAAGACCCCACTCATATAACTGCTTACTGACTTGCACCTTTCTTAAATCGCATGAtagtaaatggaagaaaagggagaagaatccCAGGGATAACTATGATAATGCAAAAAAGGGGAAACatcaacaaaaattatttcaaaaagaataaagggagGCCAGAAAAAGGGGATcaaaagattatagatttaagagctggaaaggactgtCATCTACTCTATCTCGCCCCTTTTCCAGAATAAGGAAAACTGGAGGCAGAGCTAGGAGAAGTCAGGTCTTTTGGTTCCAGAAGACCTGACTTCTGGAACCAAACCTCCTGCTTTTCTTCTCCTACCACAGGCCCCTCAGGAACAGatcaatataaatacatataacgGATAGCAAACTGTTCGCTTTCCCATGGAGGGACAGAAGAGggaaattagaattcaaaattttaaaaaaccaacactaacatttctttacatgtaatcaggaaatatttaacaacataaataaaaacatattggagggggaaaaaaagagtagacCAGACATTAGACACAGAAAAGAAGACAAGAGCACctaagaaaataaggaaaggaagatgaagaaggagtAGATTCAAGCCATGAGTAAACAGTTGCTTTCCTGAGAagtaatttaattcatttaaatacaTCTGtaaaatcttgtttcttttatttagtaCATGGACAGAAATGTACCCAATCAAAGCAAATGGCCACACATACTTACTTTTCCTTGTCTGATTTATATATTTGTGCAATATCTGGTACTAAGGGGTCATCCGGATTTGGATCACAAAGTAGTGAACATATGGACAACAAAactagaaagaaaggagaatttcACATCAGCCGGCTTTTGTTTCAAACCGTTGTACAGATCTTGGATCACACATTCACAAAGTGTCAAGCTACTGGATAAACACATATGAACCAGTATCAGTTAGTTGAAGGAAGCTACCTAAGGTCTCATCTATATGCTGACTGAACAAGTGCTCgtttagatttttaaatgttcCATAAAATCTCCATAATAAAGCTTGATGTTGATGacgacgatgatgatgatgatgatgaacatGAAGAATAGTAAGCAACAGAGTCACTCATCCCAGGACCAGCTATGCCAACTAGATGGGACTTGGATGACCAACGAGAACAAGAGGTGACATTATCTCGGAGGCTTTCAAAGAGCTTTAGAGACCGTATCTCAGTGGATCAATACTGTAACTCTGGAATGCAGACATTATTTTCATCCTCCTTTTCTTGAAGTTCAGATCATGtggctcttcctgatttttcagtccatttctctaaacaatatgCAACCTCGCCTCTCTAAATGATTCCAGCCACCAAAGTTTTAAATTACACCCAGAATTCAATTTGTTTAGGAAtcacacccccccacacacacaatcTTGAAAGTAACTGAATATTACCTATAATCCCCCCCTCTCCCCAATAGCAAAGGGAATAAACAATTTCTTCAAGTGACTGTTTCTATTGACTTCTTTGAGGGTAGAGGCTGTCACATTTCATTTCTGTATCTCTAGTACTTTGGGATATACTTTGGTGTTACCTAGGCCAAAACAGCACCTGGTACCCAGAGAACCTCTGATTTCCTCATGTGGAAAACTCCATCTGCCAACACTGATCACGACTCCTTTGTATACTAGTCTTATCCAGAATCACATATTAGTGTCAGCATCACATCTCATTGGGGCTCACACCCAGCAGACTGCGGAGCTGTTGCTTATGACCAAGAGccacttattaaatacttgctgactTGAACCCTGAACTCTATGTCTTGTAAAGATGAGCAGAGACTCATATTCTAAGTCTATTATTTGAATGCCAAAAGTCTGCATGCCAGCCAATAGAATTAAGAGTTATCAGTCCAAACTCTGGTGGGCAATCTGTCTGCCATCTGGCCCACCCACAGTCTCACAGGAGAATAGCACTGGTCAACCCTTCATTACCTGTCATGTGGGTAGAGTATGCAGTTTGTGAAACCCAGAGTCAATAACTAACATCTTGCCAAGGTTCCCACAACTTGCTGAGGCTTTAATGACAACATTACATTACTGGCTTCCTTTAGGGAGGGAGGGTGCCATTTCTACTTCTGGAAACACTAATCACACTCCTTCCTTTCTAAGTAAATGCAAACAGCTATGAAATACCTCCCTCACACCCcatcttcccttcttccatttcctctttttatatacCCCAAACAGGTGGTGATACATGACAGGGTGGGATCAGttggaaggaaaagggggaaataaaagcTGATGTGCTAGAAACCCATGACAGTTTTCCCTCCATCTACCAGGACTCAGCCATGTACactaactaaaataataaaataattcttctgGGATATCATAAAAATAGTTCCCTTATATATAAGCTTAGAACTCAGGGAAGCTTTACTTCCATCATATTTATGTAAAAAGGGGTGGAGAAAGTTTTAggattcagaagaaataaaatatttaaacaaatacaatgaaatattatattaaaaaggcaGTGGGGCAGGGGTAGAGAAAGGAGATAGTGCTTTCTCTTCTCCACCTGTCTCCAGTGGCATAAAAAGTCTCCCTTTGCCTCAAGGGCACCTCAAAAAGTAAACGAGAATGGCAGAAACAACACTTTCGTTTTGAAATCCAAAGGACAAAGTTTCCAGAGGCCAATGATGCTCAATATTCTTGAAATAAAGCCAACAGTGTCAGAAGACAGCCTCTTGGCAGGCCGCCATCTCTTGTGTAAGTGTTCGCACTCAGCtatttatgtaaaatgagatgcATCTCGCCACCAATCCAAGAAATGGGGTGTTAATGTCAATCAATCTTTGATAAATAAAGTACACAGTATTCAGATCATAAGGTGGTTGTTGTTTTTGAAATAAGGACAGTCACAAACACTGGAAcatttcagataagaaaatttgCCATTCTGCACCAGCTAGCTAGCTGGGCCTACCTAATTAATCCATCACAGATTCCATCACTTTGATAGAAATGTTACCGTCGGGCAACAACTCAAAAATAACACTTGCACGAAGAGAGGATTCTGGGTTTTTTACCTGAATGCTATTAGGGTAACAATTTCTTTGGCTTTTCTGGAGTTTTAGAGGCTGGTCTTTCCAACCAAAGAGAATGGCCTCCATTATCAATCAGGCTAACCTGAGTTTCGGAAGGCAAGGACTCCTGTCTTTAAGCCCCACCTCAATAGGCCACAACTCAGAGAGGGCCAGAAATACCATTCTACCGAGAGAATCCAGAGAAGAATTTTACAATTTGGACATACCCAACAAAGAAGTAATTGACTGATGCCAAGTAACCCATGAAAAAGTATCCTCCACCTACACAATGTAAGCCTAAACACTATAAGGAGGTGAGGGAGGAATAACTGCCCAGGTAAACAATGTCAGAGTAGGGCCTGGTCGGGTAAACAGCAATGGTTGATTCATTGCTTTGTGGCTTGGGCCTGTATATCTAGTAAACTGAGAAAGGAACAAGTTATCTCCAGGTACATTTACAGCATCTGTTATGATGAGGAATTGTTTTAAGTCAGTAACTGCCTTTGCTGCTGTTTTGAAAATTAACAccagaattttaattaaaatcattttgtctACATCTCCCTAAATGTGAAAAGATAAACTTTTTTATCCTCTGGAGATGTGACTTGGAAATTCATTCCACACAAGCTTGGTTTTTCAGTCAGTCCCATCTGAACATTCTTCTTTTTATAATCAGTCTGGAACTGGCTTCTCACTTTAATAACGCCAGTACTTCACACTAAAATCAGGTCTGAGGACTGGCTGACTCAGGGCAGCCTCTTcatatcatctctctctctctcttttttttttaaagaacaaggaGACACCAAACCAGACAAAAACAAGTCTTCTTCCCAAGGCTGTTTGTAGTCAGGGTGATTCCCCCTCTCACCCCATCCCATCCCAAACCACTCTAAAAAGTGCCCTGGTTTCTTATTTAGAGCATCCTAGCCACCTCCCTGGCCAAGTCCTCAGAGCTGAAGAGAAGCAAGTCACCGGAAAATTGGGAATGGAGGCTTTGGTCACTAGATTCATTCATCAGTCACTTTGTAATTCCCATCTAAGTTCTCAGTTTGCCTGGTGACTTTTCCCAACATTATTAATGTATAAATGAAGTTACCTTTTGATACAGTCAGAGCTGGTGACCACTGTGACCTCAGGATGTCAAGACAAATACTTCCATTGCTATTTATGTTTGGGTGGTAGATTTTTGTTGTGAAAGcaatctaaagaaaaataaaaacctagtgagtaaaaaaaaaataccaccatGAACAAGGAACACCAAAGTACCAATCAACTCACTTGGggataagctttttttttttttttttaatcccagtaatattagtagaaaaatatttagtgaAGGGATGGGGTACCTCAAAGTACTGATCAGAATAAGTGTAATCCAGGGAAAGGCTGTTAAACACCcatttctctacttcttttcatcttcttctcCCATTTCTCCAAGCCTTAAGCTGATCAATATTAACTGTGTATACAATAGGAGCTAAAAAGGCTGATGGCCAGAGCTTTGGCTTGGAGTTTGAAGAAGAGGGAGTCAGAAACTGATTTCCTGAGTGGAGATAGGAAACTTCCAGTGTGGAAACTCTTCCCTCCACAGTTCTGAAGTAAAGCCCTTTCAGTGAAATCCAAAAGGACTCTTCCCATCACCCCTCTTTAAATATGAACTCATGATTCAATGATTACCTAAGTCAAAAGACAAAATTCATGGCAAAGTGAGACGAGGGAAATCCCTGGCcctaaatgtatttatatattatgcaaATACACATTGTcttaataataaatcattatcAAAATTAAATCTAATTATACATCATCAATTCAAGACTTATAAAGTCAGGTAATTGGCTTAAAGATCCTCCACAAACACCCCATTGATACAAACATCAAATAAGAAAGTACAGCTCATGTCTCTATTTGCACCAATTCTATGAGGTAAGCAGCCCCAAGAATCAGGAACTGAAGCTTAGAATTTAAAtggcttggggcagctagatgccacAATGAacagaacactggccctggagtcaagaagatcagttccaatccaacttcagacacttaacacttagtaactgtgtgactctggccaagtcacttaaaccccaattgcctcatctcTCCCCcgtccccccccaaaaaaagggaagaTGACTTATCcaaggccacatagctagtagtAATCTCAGAGTCAGCATCTTATCCCAGATTTCagagttcttgccactacaataaCACAAGAGTcacaaagcttcttaaatacATTCCGGGACCAgtgaatcaataaatcaaaacCAGACATAGCTTCCAGTGAAGCCAGGCAATAAAACTGAAGTGTGTCGACTCTCATGCTGTTGCTGACAAAATGAAGGAGATTTAAAATTTCCAACACGGGAGAAAAAGGATCATTCATTGAAATACACATCTACCTTTGGTGGCTTAAAAGGATAGTCTGTTGGGAAATGTACAGTGAGAAAGAAGACTCCACCTTGATACGCGCTGTCGGGCTGCAAGAAGAAGAGATGTACATCACTTTGGGACCTCCCACTTCTTCACAATAATCACAAATCATTGAATATTTCCCCCATTGACTTTCACTCTACACTCCTTACAAGATACCTTTTTTTTCCAGGTATAGAGGAAGATTGTCTAAACACACACGGCAACACAAAAATCTATCAGACCTCCCACACAAACAGATCCAGCAGTGAGAAGAGATCTGTGTTGATATCCACAGAAACAGGCCTTGAGGGGTGGGGATAATGTTCTGCAGTGGTAATCAACTGGAGAAAAAAGACTAGTAAgaataaatcttttccttttgtctttacaAGACAGCACTGGTGTTACGTGGGGTAGGGATGGAGGATAGAACAATCTCCCATCTATCCCGAGAATGGGATATGGAATGATGGACTAATAAGATCCCCCCATC harbors:
- the UBE2D1 gene encoding ubiquitin-conjugating enzyme E2 D1 encodes the protein MALKRIQKELSDLQRDPPAHCSAGPVGDDLFHWQATIMGPPDSAYQGGVFFLTVHFPTDYPFKPPKIAFTTKIYHPNINSNGSICLDILRSQWSPALTVSKVLLSICSLLCDPNPDDPLVPDIAQIYKSDKEKYNRHAREWTQKYAM